A single genomic interval of Luteolibacter yonseiensis harbors:
- a CDS encoding MBL fold metallo-hydrolase RNA specificity domain-containing protein has translation MKLKFCGAAGTTTGSQHLLEINGKRILLDCGLYQGSRKHAYDINCCFPHFDPASIDVVVLSHAHIDHSGNLPNLVKKGFTGNIHATHATRDLCQIMLADCARIQESDIDWLNKHRRRQGLEPVEPLYDERDAERCLRQFVTVSYDRPMIISDGVTLTFVDAGHILGSAQVLLEIHDRADGKTKRFLFSGDVGRGGNEVLRDPVPVQNVDFLLMESTYGGREHEAPPGYGAHFGEIIRQAVLRGGKILIPAFAVERTQQLLYVLHELFENGELPEIPVYVDSPLAVSATEIYRLHPESFNDEVYESLFERQNPFGFEGLTLVRSVTGSKALNDVIGTAIIISASGMCEAGRILHHLKNNIGDAKTTVLFVGYCAENTLGRRLRDGEKEVPILGSVSKVRAKIEIVDSFSGHADHSELIDWFQRTTGPKHRTWLVHGEPDSAQKLREGLTAVHPATVEIAELGGEVEF, from the coding sequence ATGAAACTGAAATTCTGCGGTGCCGCCGGCACCACCACCGGTTCGCAACACCTGCTTGAGATCAATGGCAAGCGCATCCTGCTGGATTGCGGGCTCTACCAGGGCTCCCGCAAGCACGCCTATGACATCAACTGCTGCTTCCCGCACTTCGATCCGGCGTCGATCGACGTGGTGGTCCTCTCCCACGCCCACATCGACCACAGCGGGAACCTGCCGAACCTCGTGAAAAAAGGATTCACCGGGAACATCCACGCCACCCACGCCACGCGGGACCTCTGCCAGATCATGCTGGCGGACTGCGCGCGCATCCAGGAGAGCGACATCGACTGGCTGAACAAGCACCGCCGCCGGCAGGGGCTGGAGCCGGTCGAGCCGCTCTACGACGAGCGGGACGCGGAGCGCTGCCTGCGCCAGTTCGTCACCGTCAGCTACGACCGCCCGATGATCATCTCGGACGGCGTCACGCTGACCTTCGTCGATGCCGGGCACATCCTCGGCAGCGCGCAGGTGCTGCTGGAGATCCACGACCGCGCCGATGGAAAAACCAAGCGCTTCCTCTTCTCCGGCGATGTCGGGCGCGGCGGAAACGAGGTGCTGCGCGACCCCGTGCCCGTCCAAAACGTGGATTTCCTCCTCATGGAAAGCACCTACGGCGGCCGCGAACACGAGGCACCGCCCGGCTACGGCGCGCACTTCGGCGAGATCATCCGGCAGGCCGTGCTGCGCGGCGGCAAGATCCTCATCCCCGCCTTCGCCGTGGAGCGCACCCAGCAGCTCCTCTACGTCCTGCACGAGCTATTTGAAAACGGCGAACTGCCGGAAATCCCCGTCTACGTGGACAGCCCGCTGGCCGTCAGCGCCACCGAGATCTACCGCCTCCACCCCGAGTCGTTCAACGACGAGGTCTACGAATCCCTCTTCGAGCGGCAGAACCCCTTCGGCTTCGAGGGCCTCACCCTCGTCCGCTCCGTGACCGGCTCAAAGGCGCTCAACGACGTCATCGGCACCGCCATCATCATCTCCGCCTCCGGCATGTGCGAGGCCGGCCGCATCCTGCACCACCTCAAGAACAACATCGGCGATGCGAAGACCACCGTGCTCTTCGTCGGCTACTGCGCCGAGAACACCCTCGGCCGCCGCCTGCGGGACGGGGAAAAGGAAGTGCCCATCCTCGGCAGCGTCAGCAAGGTCCGCGCGAAGATCGAGATCGTCGACTCCTTCTCCGGCCACGCCGACCACTCCGAACTCATCGACTGGTTCCAACGCACCACCGGCCCCAAACACCGCACCTGGCTCGTCCACGGCGAACCCGACAGCGCCCAAAAACTCCGCGAAGGCCTCACCGCCGTCCACCCGGCCACCGTGGAAATCGCGGAACTGGGGGGAGAGGTGGAGTTTTAG
- a CDS encoding MBL fold metallo-hydrolase RNA specificity domain-containing protein, which translates to MIPLFQRTTGPKHRTWLVHGEPDSAQKLRQGLTAVHPSTVEIAELGGEVEF; encoded by the coding sequence TTGATCCCGTTGTTCCAACGCACCACCGGCCCCAAACACCGCACCTGGCTCGTCCACGGCGAACCGGATAGCGCCCAGAAACTCCGCCAAGGCCTCACCGCCGTCCACCCGAGCACCGTGGAAATCGCGGAGCTGGGGGGAGAGGTGGAGTTTTGA